One window from the genome of Amaranthus tricolor cultivar Red isolate AtriRed21 chromosome 9, ASM2621246v1, whole genome shotgun sequence encodes:
- the LOC130823259 gene encoding uncharacterized protein LOC130823259, which translates to MTGKLSILKILRHHVSTLAFTDIAEIRVFANRIPSNDAASHSSQDIFTPMVELCRELIGHLGVRLIDHTDKYGNQPLYFSPLLFYDGEPARRPVSSIIQKYGTSLYIMTGCTKESDLSITRISFALEIFSYFLPSHFTRRVHKSDGGMGSAESSGRESAAPVPPPFYIPNGGPLNYFIDLQTKRDLDNRREAISKKWGLKDNINIITPGNYDTVRFPPPHCIAVYFPSFELGLRFPLHPFFREVLEFLNISVPELYPNAWGCMVAFLILCKVLAVPPTLTAFRYIFRARLCNSQSYGCGWITFTHRRGLKIVQDLPDNQKGYRTKFAFLYNSEGWNIKTSFDIKPNLAGFNNGIPQCSFSDAVIIEYAKMDVQLGRKPMNVQLNWIPGRPELENENLLSSFGISLAIDRRIAKENLRAKSPELMKKFSVLRLAQGAIQRPEDKPLPLPPKDSATVEKGLEDVPSEQEALRLLEERKQIHIPDESERVIPPQTRGVKKSGKKKRKRDSSSRKESSAKRPSVGTIPTAVPLRIGSVEEEASPPSDSPRPASNKGKEKVGESSAAPSSQFAEVYRRREVFPFRHETPFPELGHKGLVVRFNRATSNLISKVDVDLLESIPPRDRVRQAQASAAEAFIRLAFELDANRQSAADQETIAALTSRCEELNDELSKLREDLPGLKEKLAKCSELKERLVRTEQWRERARKQLDQTIENLDAASTWSASLGHEVGLLMDTHAKLVHQNQQLMQQVSTDSAHFKMILSAAKVYKLCLTRKARMARDWLLSDEPEASKFLGDLTAEMVRAGTLISDEKYRLAAAELGMDFTSLQQTADQKGSEVLDGESAVLVDAAWDADERRAWSERMDAEAEREALCLDLDQLALSSPPASDVPENLTLSNLEVLCLDLSNLIIDEGRNLQGLSRELSEIGVEPFNVEDYVSFTPSLEEGRIEPPLPPDQDVEAFLEDV; encoded by the exons ATGACAGGGAAGTTAAGTATTCTGAAG ATTCTGCGACATCATGTCTCGACCCTTGCTTTCACTGATATCGCAGAAATCAG GGTTTTTGCGAATCGGATTCCTAGTAATGACGCGGCATCGCATTCTTCTCAAGATATTTTTACCCCTATGGTTGAACTATGCCGCGAACTAATA GGtcatttgggggtccgacttatcgaccacacggataAATATGGGAATCAGCCACTTTACTTTTCACCCCTCCTCTTTTATGACGGGGAACCAGCTCGCAGACCCGTGTCTTCAATCATACAGAAATATGGGACTTCTCTCTACATTATGACTGGGTGCAccaaggagtccgacttatcgatcacACGGATTTCCTTCGCCCTTGAGATATTTTCATATTTCCTTCCATCACATTTTACCCGCcgtgtccataagtcggacggAGGAATGG gatcagccgagtcttctggaagggagagtgcagcgccagttcctcctccattctacattccaaacggcgggcccctaaattacttcattgatttacagACCAAAAGAGATCTAGACAACCGCCGGGAGGCCATCTCTaaaaaatggggtttgaaggataatataaacattattaccccggggaattatgacaccgttaggtttcctcccccacattgtatagctgtatactttccttcttttgaattagggctcagatttcctcttcacccgttttttagggaggtgttagagtttttgaacatttcagtgcccgagttatacccaaacgcctggggttgtatggtggcctttttgatcctatgcaaagttttggccgtgccaccaacactcacagcttttagatatatattcagagcccgcctatgtaattcgcaatcatacggctgtggctggattactttcacacaccgtcgaggactgaagatagtccaagacctccccgataaccagaaggggtataggacgaaatTTGCATTTTTGTATAACTCAGAGGGATGGAACATCAAGACCTCTTTTGACATTAAACCCAACCTCgcgggttttaataatgggatcccgcagtgttcttttagtgacgcggtgatcatagagtacgcaaagatggacgttcaattgggaaggaaaccaatgaacgtccaacttaattggataccTGGTCGCCCTGAGTTGGAGAACGAGAACCTCCTCTCgtcattcggcatcagcttggctatcgatcgga ggatagccaaggagaaTCTTCGAGCAAAGAGTCCGGagctgatgaagaaattcagcgttctaagacttgctcaaggggccataCAGCGACCCGAGGATAagcctcttccccttcctccGAAG gactcggcGACTGTAGAGAAGGGTCTGGAGGACGTGCCCTCAGAGCAAGAGGCTCTCCGACTTCTCGAAGAGAGAAAACAAATTCACATCCCCGATGAATCTGAGAGGGTGATTCCTCCACAGACAAGGGGGGTgaaaaagagtgggaagaagaagaggaagcgggATTCTTCTTCCCGCAAGGAGAGCTCGGCCAAGAGGCCCTCTGTGGGTACGATCCCTACGGCCGTACCTCTCCGCATAGGTTCGGTTGAGGAGGAGGCGTCTCCCCCTTCGGACTCTCCACGGCCGGCTTCGAACAAGGGGAAAGAGAAGGTGGGGGAGTCTTCCGCGGCTCCCTCATCACAATTCGCTGAGGTTTATCGTCGTCGGGAAGTTTTCCCTTTTCGACACGAGACACCCTTTCCGGAGTTGGGGCATAAGGGCTTAGTTGTTCGTTTTaacagggcgacgtccaacTTAATCAGCAAGGTGGACGTCGACCTACTAGAATCCATCCCCCCCCGTGACAGGGTGCGTCAGGCACAAGCTTCGGCGGCAGAG GCGTTCATACGGTTGGCTTTTGAGCTCGACGCAAACCGTCAAAGTGCCGCGGACCAGGAAACCATTGCCGCCCTTACCTCCCGCTGTGAGGAGCTGAATGACGAATTATCAAAATTGCGGGAGGACTTGCCGGGCCTAAAAGAGAAACTGGCCAAGTGTTCTGAGCTGAAAGAGCGCTTGGTCAGGACCGAACAATGGCGGGAAAGGGCAAGGAAGCAGCTGGACCAGACCATCGAGAACTTAGATGCTGCTTCCACCTGGTCTGCGAGCCTCGGCCATGAAGTCGGCTTGCTGATGGATACCCATGCCAAgctcgttcatcagaaccagcaacTTATGCAGCAAGTATCGACTGATTCTGCCCACTTCAAGATGATCCTATCCGCGGCTAAGGTGTATAAATTGTGTTTAACCAGGAAGGCCCGGATGGCTCGAGATTGGCTTCTttcggatgagccggaagcgTCGAAGTTCCTTGGAGATCTGACGGCGGAGATGGTGAGAGCCGGAACCCTGATCAGTGACGAAAAGTATCGTTTGGCTGCCGCAGAGTTGGGCATGGATTTTACATCTCTTCAGCAAACTGCTGATCAGAAGGGAAGTGAAGTCTTGGACggggagtcggcggtactggtcGACGCTGCTTGGGATGCGGATGAAAGGAGAGCCTGGTCCGAAAGGATGGATGCTGAGGCTGAGAGGGAGGCTCTATGCCTCGACTTGGATCAGCTGGCTCTCTCTTCTCCTCCGGCGTCAGATGTCCCGGAAAACTTGACGCTCTCCAACCTGGAGGTTTTGTGCCTTGATTTATCGAATCTTATTATTGACGAAGGTAGGAACCTCCAGGGCTTGTCCCGAGAGCTGTCCGAGATCGGGGTGGAGCCGTTTAACGTTGAAGATTATGTAAGCTTCACTCCCAGTCTTGAAGAGGGAAGGATCGAGCCTCCTCTGCCGCCGGATCAAGACGTCGAGGCTTTTTTGGAAGATGTATAA